The following proteins come from a genomic window of Citrobacter europaeus:
- the folX gene encoding dihydroneopterin triphosphate 2'-epimerase produces the protein MSQPDAIIRIKNLRLRTFIGIKEEEILNRQDIVINIAIHYPADKARASEDINDALNYRTITKSIIAHVEGNRFSLLEKLTQDVLDIAREHHWVTYAEVEIDKLHALRYADSVSMTLSWQR, from the coding sequence ATGTCACAACCTGACGCTATTATTCGTATAAAAAACCTTCGTCTGCGCACCTTTATCGGCATCAAAGAAGAGGAGATCCTTAACCGCCAGGATATCGTCATCAACATTGCCATTCACTATCCGGCAGACAAAGCCCGTGCCAGCGAAGATATCAACGACGCGCTGAATTATCGCACTATCACCAAGAGCATCATTGCCCACGTGGAGGGTAACCGCTTCTCATTGTTGGAAAAATTAACTCAAGATGTGCTCGATATCGCACGCGAACATCACTGGGTCACTTATGCTGAAGTGGAGATAGATAAACTTCACGCATTGCGTTACGCCGACTCAGTGTCTATGACGCTGAGCTGGCAGCGCTAA
- a CDS encoding TIGR01777 family oxidoreductase, whose protein sequence is MQILITGGTGLIGRHLIPHLLELGHQITVVTRSPDKARQILDSRVTLSKGLAERQNLNDVDAVINLAGEPIADKRWSAQQKERLCQSRWGITQKLVDLINASETPPAVLISGSATGYYGDLGEVVVTEEEPPHNEFTHKLCARWEQIASTAQSDKTRVCMLRTGVVLASAGGILAKMVPPFRLGLGGPIGNGRQYMAWIHVDDMVNGIIWLLDNDLRGPFNMVSPYPVHNEQFAHALGHALNRPAILRVPASVMRLLMGESSVLVLGGQRALPKRLEASGFAFRWYDLEEALADVIR, encoded by the coding sequence ATGCAGATTCTGATTACCGGCGGTACTGGCCTGATTGGACGTCATCTGATCCCCCACCTGCTGGAACTGGGGCATCAGATAACCGTAGTGACTCGTTCCCCTGATAAGGCGCGTCAGATCCTCGACTCCCGGGTCACGCTGTCCAAAGGCCTGGCTGAGCGGCAAAACCTCAATGATGTTGATGCCGTGATTAACCTTGCCGGGGAGCCTATCGCAGATAAGCGCTGGAGCGCACAGCAAAAGGAACGCCTGTGCCAGAGCCGTTGGGGTATTACGCAGAAGCTGGTCGATTTAATCAATGCCAGCGAGACGCCGCCCGCGGTGCTTATTTCCGGTTCCGCTACCGGTTACTACGGTGATTTGGGCGAAGTTGTGGTCACGGAAGAAGAGCCGCCGCATAACGAATTTACCCACAAGCTGTGCGCCCGCTGGGAGCAAATTGCCAGCACTGCGCAGAGCGATAAAACTCGCGTGTGTATGCTGCGTACCGGCGTGGTATTGGCCTCTGCTGGCGGTATTCTGGCAAAAATGGTCCCGCCGTTTCGTCTTGGCTTAGGCGGCCCCATTGGCAACGGACGGCAGTATATGGCCTGGATCCATGTTGATGATATGGTCAACGGAATTATCTGGCTGCTGGATAACGATCTGCGCGGTCCCTTCAATATGGTTTCACCCTATCCGGTACACAATGAGCAGTTTGCCCATGCGCTGGGCCACGCGCTGAACCGCCCTGCCATTCTGCGCGTTCCCGCCAGCGTAATGCGTCTACTGATGGGTGAGTCTTCAGTGCTGGTTCTCGGCGGGCAGCGGGCGTTGCCAAAACGCCTGGAAGCGTCTGGTTTCGCCTTTCGTTGGTACGATTTAGAAGAAGCGCTGGCGGATGTCATTCGATAA